In one Aeromicrobium wangtongii genomic region, the following are encoded:
- the serA gene encoding phosphoglycerate dehydrogenase, translating into MTTTEPFPTARLADEDVRVLLLENIHTDGADFLRGKGFQVETRDGALGEDELIEAIQGVHLLGIRSTTYVTEKVLDAAPDLLAIGAFCIGTNQIDLAAATARGVAVFNAPYSNTRSVVELAIAEIISLARRLHEKSTDMHNGVWNKSAAGSHEIRGRTLGIIGYGNIGSQLSVIAEALGLSVVFYDIDDKLALGNAKRCSTLEELLAVADVVTLHVDGRPGNAGLFGDDEMSQMKPRSLFLNLSRGIAVDTAALRKHLESGHIAGAAVDVFPIEPKRQGDQFDSDLRGLKNVILTPHVGGSTEEAQQDIGRFVASKLRSYAAFGGTSLSVNMPGINLPADLDKHRLALVHRNAPGVLARINAVLGEHGVNLEAQSLSTRGEIGYVLTDVAEEVGPEVLAELAALPETVRLRQLS; encoded by the coding sequence ATGACGACCACTGAACCGTTCCCCACCGCCCGGCTGGCGGACGAGGACGTCCGCGTCCTGCTGCTGGAGAACATCCACACCGACGGCGCCGACTTCCTGCGTGGCAAGGGCTTCCAGGTGGAGACCCGCGACGGTGCGCTCGGCGAGGACGAGCTCATCGAGGCGATCCAGGGCGTGCACCTGCTGGGCATCCGGTCCACGACCTATGTCACCGAGAAGGTCCTGGACGCGGCGCCCGACCTGCTCGCGATCGGTGCGTTCTGCATCGGCACCAACCAGATCGACCTCGCGGCCGCGACCGCACGGGGTGTCGCGGTGTTCAACGCCCCGTACTCCAACACCCGCAGCGTCGTCGAGCTCGCGATCGCCGAGATCATCTCGCTCGCGCGCCGGCTGCACGAGAAGTCCACCGACATGCACAACGGGGTGTGGAACAAGTCGGCCGCCGGCAGCCACGAGATCCGCGGGCGCACGCTGGGCATCATCGGCTACGGCAACATCGGCAGCCAGCTGTCGGTCATCGCCGAGGCGCTGGGCCTCTCGGTGGTCTTCTACGACATCGACGACAAGCTCGCGCTCGGCAACGCGAAGCGCTGCTCGACGCTGGAGGAGCTGCTCGCGGTCGCGGACGTCGTGACGCTGCACGTCGACGGACGTCCCGGCAACGCCGGCCTGTTCGGTGACGACGAGATGTCCCAGATGAAGCCGCGGTCGCTGTTCCTGAACCTGTCGCGCGGCATCGCGGTCGACACCGCGGCCCTGCGCAAGCACCTGGAGTCCGGCCACATCGCCGGCGCCGCGGTCGACGTCTTCCCGATCGAGCCCAAGCGCCAGGGCGACCAGTTCGACTCGGACCTGCGTGGCCTCAAGAACGTCATCCTGACCCCGCACGTGGGTGGGTCGACCGAGGAGGCGCAGCAGGACATCGGCCGCTTCGTCGCCTCCAAGCTGCGCTCGTACGCCGCCTTCGGCGGGACGTCGCTGAGCGTCAACATGCCGGGCATCAACCTGCCCGCCGACCTGGACAAGCACCGGCTGGCGCTCGTGCACCGCAACGCCCCGGGCGTCCTGGCCCGCATCAACGCGGTGCTCGGCGAGCACGGCGTCAACCTCGAGGCCCAGTCGCTGTCGACCCGTGGCGAGATCGGCTACGTGCTCACCGACGTGGCCGAGGAGGTCGGTCCCGAGGTGCTGGCCGAGCTCGCGGCACTGCCCGAGACCGTGCGCCTGCGCCAGCTGAGCTGA
- a CDS encoding PaaI family thioesterase: MTEIPGLDGMLGVEHIEAGPDKVVARFEIGPQHLQPFGIPHGGVYCAVHESTASVAGHIWLQTVGKGVVVGTNNSTDFLRQAAPGDVITVTATPIHRGRSQQLWHVDSTDQDGRLVAQGQVRLANLDRDVPAEVLAQFADAYKKL; encoded by the coding sequence ATGACTGAGATCCCCGGACTGGACGGCATGCTGGGCGTCGAGCACATCGAGGCCGGCCCCGACAAGGTCGTGGCGCGCTTCGAGATCGGGCCGCAGCACCTGCAGCCCTTCGGCATCCCGCACGGCGGCGTCTACTGCGCCGTCCACGAGTCGACCGCCAGCGTCGCGGGGCACATCTGGCTCCAGACCGTGGGCAAGGGGGTCGTGGTCGGCACCAACAACTCGACCGACTTCCTCCGTCAGGCCGCACCGGGTGATGTCATCACCGTCACGGCGACGCCGATCCACCGCGGGCGCAGCCAGCAGCTCTGGCACGTCGACTCGACCGACCAGGACGGCCGCCTCGTGGCCCAGGGTCAGGTGCGCCTGGCCAACCTGGACCGCGACGTCCCCGCCGAGGTGCTGGCCCAGTTCGCGGACGCCTACAAGAAGCTGTAG
- a CDS encoding metal-sensitive transcriptional regulator, producing MDHAAPGYSDDKIAVLKRLRRIEGQVRGLTRMVEDDTYCIDVLTQVSATTKALESVALKLLDEHLAHCVVDAARAGGDQADIKVKEASDAIARLVRS from the coding sequence ATGGACCACGCAGCACCCGGATACTCCGACGACAAGATCGCCGTCCTCAAGCGACTGCGACGCATCGAGGGACAGGTGCGCGGGCTGACCCGCATGGTCGAGGACGACACCTACTGCATCGACGTCCTGACCCAGGTCTCCGCGACGACCAAGGCCCTGGAGTCCGTCGCGCTCAAGCTGCTCGATGAGCACCTGGCCCACTGTGTCGTCGACGCGGCCCGGGCCGGCGGCGACCAGGCCGACATCAAGGTCAAGGAAGCATCCGACGCGATCGCGCGTCTCGTTCGTTCCTGA
- a CDS encoding heavy-metal-associated domain-containing protein, translating into MSSSTYRVTGMTCEHCVAAVTEELTALDGVTAVSIDLVAGGTSDVTVESSAPLDTAAVAEAVDEAGYALAGPRDLPLA; encoded by the coding sequence ATGAGCAGCAGCACCTACCGCGTCACCGGCATGACCTGCGAGCACTGCGTCGCCGCCGTCACCGAGGAGCTCACCGCCCTCGACGGCGTCACCGCGGTCAGCATCGACCTGGTCGCCGGCGGAACCTCCGACGTCACCGTCGAGAGCAGCGCCCCCCTGGACACCGCCGCGGTCGCCGAGGCCGTCGACGAGGCGGGGTACGCGCTGGCAGGTCCTCGCGACCTGCCCCTGGCATGA
- a CDS encoding heavy metal translocating P-type ATPase, which produces MTTGTIKLDIAGMTCTSCAMRVEKKLNKLDGVSATVNYATEKATVHLEDGVDVQTLIDTVAKTGYAAKLPEPALPSTGSGGEAKGSGGEASLLQRLRISAVLALPVVVLSMVPAWQFDNWQWLALTLASPVVVWGAYPFHRAAWTNARHGAVTMDTLVSVGVGAAWLWSLWALFIGDAGMPGMTMSFDLFSSGAGHDEIYLEVAAAVTVFILAGHYLEASAKTKSSAALRALMDLGVREVTVLRDGRETQIAPADLHAGDVFVVRPGEKIATDGIVEDGASSVDESMLTGESVPVDVTPGSTVTGATVNQGGRLMVRATAVGADTQLAQMARLVEQAQEGKADVQRLADRVSAWFVPAVILLSLGTLAGWQLAGSTWTESFTAAVAVLIIACPCALGLATPTALLVGTGRAAQLGILIKGPQVLESTRTIDTVVLDKTGTVTTGQMQVSAVEPAAGVDAGELRLVAASLEHASEHPIARAIAALADPAPVESFASHTGFGVTGTVGGRAALIGRPLWLREHGVEVPSGPAPDGTTVAVAWDGRWRGTITVSDPVKPTSAQAVSDLRALGLEPVLLTGDSAAVAHAVAAQVGIDRVVADVTPADKLRVVRDLQAEGRAVAMVGDGVNDAAALAAADLGIAMGTGTDVAIQASDLTLVKGDLATAVDAVRLSRATLRTIKGNLFWAFAYNIAAIPLAALGYLNPLIAGLAMAFSSVLVVTNSLRLRDFRPGS; this is translated from the coding sequence ATGACGACAGGCACCATCAAGCTGGACATCGCCGGCATGACCTGCACGTCGTGCGCGATGCGGGTCGAGAAGAAGCTCAACAAGCTCGACGGCGTCTCGGCGACGGTCAACTACGCGACCGAGAAGGCGACCGTCCACCTCGAGGACGGCGTCGACGTGCAGACCCTCATCGACACCGTCGCCAAGACCGGGTACGCGGCGAAGCTGCCCGAGCCGGCGCTCCCTTCGACAGGCTCAGGGGGCGAAGCGAAAGGCTCAGGGGGCGAAGCGTCCTTGCTGCAGCGCCTGCGCATCTCGGCCGTCTTGGCGCTGCCCGTCGTCGTGCTCTCGATGGTGCCGGCCTGGCAGTTCGACAACTGGCAGTGGCTGGCGCTCACCCTCGCCTCCCCCGTCGTGGTGTGGGGCGCCTATCCCTTCCACCGCGCTGCTTGGACGAATGCCCGTCACGGCGCCGTCACGATGGACACCCTGGTCAGCGTCGGGGTCGGCGCGGCCTGGCTGTGGTCGTTGTGGGCCCTGTTCATCGGGGACGCCGGCATGCCCGGCATGACGATGAGCTTCGACCTGTTCTCGTCCGGCGCCGGCCACGACGAGATCTACCTGGAGGTCGCCGCCGCCGTCACGGTGTTCATCCTGGCCGGTCACTACCTGGAGGCCAGCGCCAAGACGAAGTCGAGCGCGGCCCTGCGCGCCCTCATGGACCTGGGGGTGCGTGAGGTCACGGTCCTGCGCGACGGCCGAGAGACCCAGATCGCCCCGGCCGACCTGCACGCGGGCGATGTGTTCGTGGTGCGTCCCGGCGAGAAGATCGCGACCGACGGCATCGTCGAGGACGGCGCGTCGTCGGTCGACGAGTCGATGCTGACCGGCGAGTCCGTCCCCGTCGACGTGACGCCGGGCAGCACCGTCACCGGTGCCACGGTCAACCAGGGCGGACGCCTGATGGTTCGCGCCACCGCCGTCGGCGCCGACACCCAGCTGGCCCAGATGGCGCGGCTCGTCGAGCAGGCCCAGGAGGGCAAGGCAGACGTGCAGCGACTGGCCGACCGCGTCTCGGCGTGGTTCGTGCCGGCGGTCATCCTGTTGTCGCTCGGCACGCTCGCGGGCTGGCAGCTGGCCGGGTCCACGTGGACCGAGTCGTTCACCGCCGCCGTCGCGGTGCTGATCATCGCCTGCCCCTGCGCCCTCGGGCTGGCCACGCCGACCGCCCTGCTCGTCGGCACCGGCCGCGCGGCGCAGCTGGGCATCCTCATCAAGGGCCCGCAGGTGCTCGAGTCGACCCGCACGATCGACACCGTCGTCCTGGACAAGACCGGCACCGTGACCACGGGTCAGATGCAGGTGTCGGCGGTCGAGCCCGCCGCCGGCGTCGACGCCGGCGAGCTCCGCCTCGTCGCCGCCTCCCTCGAGCACGCCTCCGAGCACCCCATCGCCCGCGCGATCGCGGCGCTGGCCGACCCGGCGCCGGTCGAGTCGTTCGCGAGCCACACCGGTTTCGGCGTCACCGGAACCGTCGGCGGACGAGCGGCGCTCATCGGTCGCCCGTTGTGGCTGCGCGAGCACGGTGTCGAGGTGCCGTCCGGGCCCGCACCGGACGGCACGACCGTTGCCGTCGCATGGGACGGCCGCTGGCGCGGGACGATCACGGTCAGCGACCCGGTCAAGCCGACGTCAGCGCAGGCCGTCAGCGATCTGCGCGCCCTCGGCCTGGAGCCGGTGCTGCTCACCGGCGACAGCGCGGCCGTGGCCCACGCCGTCGCCGCGCAGGTCGGCATCGACCGGGTCGTCGCGGACGTGACGCCGGCCGACAAGCTGCGGGTCGTCCGCGACCTCCAGGCCGAGGGCCGCGCCGTCGCGATGGTCGGCGACGGCGTCAACGACGCGGCCGCCCTGGCGGCCGCCGATCTGGGCATCGCGATGGGCACGGGCACCGATGTGGCGATCCAGGCCTCCGACCTCACCCTGGTCAAGGGCGATCTGGCGACCGCGGTCGACGCGGTCCGGCTGTCCCGGGCGACGCTGCGGACCATCAAGGGCAATCTGTTCTGGGCCTTCGCCTACAACATCGCCGCGATCCCGCTGGCCGCCCTGGGCTACCTCAACCCGCTCATCGCCGGCCTGGCGATGGCATTCAGCAGCGTGCTCGTGGTGACCAACAGTCTGCGACTCAGGGACTTTCGGCCCGGGTCCTGA
- a CDS encoding SGNH hydrolase domain-containing protein — MSASVATRPAPSRAAADLPPGYTNGCHLDQSRTTPRGCVYGDKRAKRTITLVGDSKARQWLPTLDRYGKAAKWRIVAHTKSACPFTQAAVPQARTGRRYASCARWNDRVLSRLRRDRPRVVVVALYAKYALASRTATTTEQRQAAMAQGMRASWRSVTKAGSELVVLNSTPYIGMPYRRHPTWLASSCVAAHRTRTDLCDVPAAKALSGPAVWTQQDRDRVLTGLDDVHLIDLNPRLCSSRTCRVVLGHVLVYRDTHHLTATIARRLYPYLRNRLTPLLSQRSRQASSASS, encoded by the coding sequence GTGTCAGCGTCCGTCGCGACACGGCCCGCCCCCTCGCGGGCTGCGGCGGACCTGCCTCCCGGCTACACCAACGGGTGCCACCTGGACCAGAGCCGCACCACTCCGCGGGGCTGCGTCTACGGCGACAAGCGGGCCAAGCGGACGATCACCCTGGTCGGGGACTCCAAGGCCCGCCAGTGGCTGCCCACCCTGGATCGCTACGGCAAGGCCGCGAAGTGGCGGATCGTGGCCCACACGAAGTCCGCCTGTCCGTTCACCCAGGCCGCTGTCCCCCAGGCGCGGACGGGTCGGCGGTACGCCTCCTGCGCCCGGTGGAACGACCGGGTCCTGTCCCGGCTCCGAAGGGACCGGCCGCGGGTGGTGGTCGTCGCCCTGTACGCCAAGTACGCGCTGGCGTCCCGGACCGCGACGACCACGGAGCAACGCCAGGCCGCGATGGCGCAGGGCATGCGCGCCTCGTGGCGGTCCGTGACGAAGGCGGGGTCCGAGCTGGTCGTGCTCAACTCGACGCCGTACATCGGGATGCCGTACCGCCGGCACCCGACGTGGCTCGCCTCGTCGTGCGTGGCGGCGCACCGCACCCGTACCGACCTGTGCGACGTCCCCGCGGCGAAGGCGCTGAGCGGTCCGGCGGTGTGGACCCAACAGGATCGTGACCGGGTGCTCACCGGCCTCGACGACGTGCACCTCATCGACCTCAACCCTCGGCTGTGCAGCTCGCGCACGTGCCGGGTCGTGCTGGGTCACGTGCTGGTCTACCGGGACACCCATCACCTGACCGCGACCATCGCCCGACGGTTGTACCCCTACCTGCGCAACCGCCTCACCCCCCTGCTGAGCCAGCGGTCCCGTCAGGCCAGCTCGGCCAGCAGCTGA
- a CDS encoding NAD-dependent epimerase/dehydratase family protein — protein sequence MTTMLVLGGTSWVGGCIAREALGRGHDVTCLARGESGQAPAGATFVRADRSAPGAYDAVADRAWDLVVDLSRQPGQVRSAVAALGGRAGHWTFVSTGSVYADQSGPLTESSPLLEPLEADEATPEEYGHAKVACEQAVTTLPRHLVVRAGLIGGPGDRSDRLGYYVSRFALAGDQDVLVPDVAHQPMQVIDVRDLAAWIVRSAERGATGIVHGAGSRTTVDELIAVSAEVSGFTGRRVVPVVDWLHEHGVQEWMGPRSLPLWLPASHHGMGRMDDARAIGWGLVRRPLDRTLADTLADERDRGLDRPRAAGLSRAEELQLLAELA from the coding sequence ATGACGACGATGCTCGTGCTGGGTGGGACCTCCTGGGTCGGTGGCTGCATCGCGCGGGAGGCGTTGGGCAGGGGCCACGACGTCACCTGCCTGGCCCGCGGCGAGTCCGGACAGGCGCCCGCCGGCGCGACCTTCGTCCGAGCGGACCGGTCGGCTCCCGGCGCCTACGATGCGGTGGCCGATCGTGCGTGGGACCTGGTCGTCGACCTGTCCCGCCAGCCCGGCCAGGTCAGGTCGGCCGTGGCGGCCCTCGGTGGTCGGGCCGGGCACTGGACGTTCGTCTCGACGGGTTCGGTGTACGCCGATCAGAGCGGACCGCTGACCGAGTCGTCCCCGCTGCTGGAACCGCTGGAGGCCGACGAGGCCACGCCCGAGGAGTACGGCCACGCCAAGGTCGCCTGTGAGCAGGCGGTGACGACGCTGCCCCGGCACCTGGTGGTCCGGGCCGGCCTGATCGGCGGTCCCGGAGATCGTTCGGACCGCTTGGGCTACTACGTCTCGCGCTTCGCGCTGGCCGGCGACCAGGACGTGCTCGTCCCGGATGTCGCGCACCAGCCGATGCAGGTCATCGACGTCCGTGACCTGGCGGCGTGGATCGTGCGCTCGGCCGAGCGAGGTGCGACCGGCATCGTCCACGGCGCCGGCAGCCGCACCACGGTGGACGAGCTGATCGCGGTGTCCGCCGAGGTCAGCGGCTTCACGGGCCGACGCGTCGTGCCGGTCGTGGACTGGCTGCACGAGCACGGCGTCCAGGAGTGGATGGGACCGCGCTCGCTGCCGTTGTGGCTGCCGGCGAGCCATCACGGCATGGGCCGGATGGACGACGCCCGTGCGATCGGGTGGGGCCTGGTGCGCCGACCGCTCGACCGCACCCTTGCCGACACCCTCGCCGACGAGCGTGACCGTGGCCTCGACCGTCCTCGCGCGGCCGGTCTGTCCCGCGCGGAGGAGCTTCAGCTGCTGGCCGAGCTGGCCTGA
- a CDS encoding YbaY family lipoprotein, whose product MSSELLTVTGTVYFREKISLPPGAIATIKLVDGEGEVLAGTAISSVAVPTEFSLSADPAFAPDPDQLFIWAALRSEAGVWGTTELVPVTADANAVLLTKIED is encoded by the coding sequence ATGTCTTCTGAGCTCTTGACCGTCACCGGCACCGTCTACTTCCGCGAGAAGATCAGCCTTCCTCCGGGCGCGATCGCCACGATCAAGCTGGTGGACGGCGAGGGCGAGGTGCTGGCCGGCACCGCGATCAGCTCGGTCGCCGTACCGACCGAGTTCAGCCTCTCGGCCGATCCGGCGTTCGCGCCCGATCCGGACCAGCTGTTCATCTGGGCCGCGCTGCGCAGCGAGGCCGGCGTGTGGGGAACCACCGAGCTCGTGCCCGTCACCGCCGACGCCAACGCCGTGCTGCTGACCAAGATCGAGGACTGA
- a CDS encoding ABC transporter ATP-binding protein: MARGGGPTVIHLTEAEVRAGGAPILRRIAAMLRPYRTKMVFVAIAVVVSAALTSLVPFLTKAIFDKALFPPDGDIRTHLLAWLVAGMCAIPVVTALIGIGQNWLTSTIGNSAMADLRGDLFAHLQKMELAFFTATKTGAIQSRLANDVAGVRTVLTDTATSILQNSVTVTAAFISMVILSWQLTILTLILMPVFIVIQLQVGKRRQRLARKTQESLSEMTAITEEALSVSGILLSKVFNRADSEVERYRQANREQTRLQVDQAMTGRAFFATVQTFFAITPALIYLAAGLMLQGSSELTAGTLVAFTTLQARLQMPLLQLMRVSLDVQTSLALFRRLFEYLDLEPAITERPGAVELDPHALRGQIEFRDVRFRYPEPRSLSGTVVRDRFGESGVRIDSGPAPEQGWALDGISLTVKPGQLAAIVGPSGSGKTTMTYLVPRFYDVNEGAVLIDGTDVRDLTMGSLAEAVGMVTQEPYLFHGSIRDNIAYAKPDASAEEIEEAARDANIHDRIVSFPEGYETITGERGYRLSGGEKQRLAIARVLLMDPRILILDEATSALDTETERLVQDALERATHNRTTIAIAHRLSTIHNADVIFGLEDGRLVEQGTHDELLALGGLYSRLYVEQFGSGRIEARFTDGVRFTDGEVYCDRPAPDERRADVSF, from the coding sequence GTGGCGCGGGGCGGCGGCCCAACCGTCATCCACCTGACCGAGGCCGAGGTGCGCGCCGGCGGCGCCCCCATCCTGCGGCGCATCGCCGCGATGCTGCGGCCGTACCGCACCAAGATGGTGTTCGTCGCGATCGCGGTCGTCGTGTCCGCCGCGCTCACCTCGCTCGTCCCGTTCCTGACCAAGGCCATCTTCGACAAGGCGCTGTTCCCGCCGGACGGCGACATCCGCACTCACCTGCTGGCCTGGCTGGTGGCGGGGATGTGCGCGATACCCGTGGTGACCGCCCTGATCGGCATCGGCCAGAACTGGCTGACGTCGACGATCGGCAACTCCGCGATGGCCGATCTGCGCGGCGACCTGTTCGCGCACCTGCAGAAGATGGAGCTGGCCTTCTTCACCGCGACCAAGACCGGCGCGATCCAGTCGCGGCTGGCCAATGACGTCGCCGGCGTCCGGACGGTGCTGACCGACACCGCCACGTCGATCCTGCAGAACAGCGTGACCGTGACCGCGGCGTTCATCTCGATGGTCATCTTGTCGTGGCAGCTGACCATCCTGACGCTGATCCTGATGCCGGTGTTCATCGTCATCCAGCTGCAGGTCGGCAAGCGCCGCCAGCGGCTGGCCCGCAAGACCCAGGAGTCGCTGTCGGAGATGACCGCGATCACCGAGGAGGCCCTCAGCGTCTCCGGCATCCTGCTGTCCAAGGTCTTCAACCGGGCCGACTCCGAGGTCGAGCGCTACCGGCAGGCCAACCGGGAGCAGACCCGGCTGCAGGTCGACCAGGCCATGACCGGTCGGGCCTTCTTCGCCACGGTGCAGACCTTCTTCGCCATCACCCCGGCGCTGATCTACCTCGCCGCCGGCCTCATGCTGCAGGGCAGCAGCGAGCTGACCGCCGGGACGCTCGTGGCGTTCACGACCCTGCAGGCCCGGCTGCAGATGCCGTTGCTCCAGCTCATGCGGGTCTCCCTGGACGTCCAGACGTCCCTCGCGCTCTTCCGCCGCCTGTTCGAGTACCTCGACCTGGAGCCGGCGATCACCGAGCGTCCCGGTGCCGTGGAGCTCGACCCCCACGCGCTGCGCGGGCAGATCGAGTTCCGCGACGTCCGGTTCCGCTATCCCGAGCCGCGCAGCCTCAGCGGGACGGTTGTCCGTGACCGCTTCGGCGAGTCCGGCGTGCGCATCGACAGCGGTCCCGCGCCCGAGCAGGGCTGGGCGCTCGACGGCATCTCGCTGACCGTGAAGCCGGGCCAGCTGGCCGCCATCGTCGGGCCGTCCGGCTCCGGCAAGACCACCATGACGTACCTGGTCCCGCGGTTCTACGACGTCAACGAGGGTGCGGTGCTGATCGACGGGACCGATGTGCGCGACCTGACGATGGGATCGCTCGCCGAGGCGGTCGGCATGGTGACGCAGGAGCCGTACCTGTTCCACGGCTCGATCCGCGACAACATCGCCTATGCCAAGCCCGATGCGAGCGCCGAGGAGATCGAGGAGGCCGCCCGCGACGCCAACATCCACGACCGGATCGTGTCGTTCCCTGAGGGCTACGAGACGATCACCGGCGAGCGCGGCTACCGGCTCAGCGGCGGTGAGAAGCAGCGCCTGGCGATCGCCCGCGTGCTCCTGATGGACCCGCGCATCCTGATCCTGGACGAGGCGACGTCCGCGCTGGACACCGAGACCGAGCGGCTCGTGCAGGACGCCCTGGAGCGGGCCACGCACAACCGCACGACGATCGCGATCGCGCACCGGTTGTCCACGATCCACAACGCCGACGTGATCTTCGGGCTCGAGGACGGTCGCCTGGTCGAGCAGGGCACGCACGACGAGCTGCTCGCCCTCGGCGGGCTGTACTCGCGGCTGTACGTCGAGCAGTTCGGGTCCGGCCGGATCGAGGCGCGGTTCACCGACGGCGTCCGGTTCACCGACGGCGAGGTGTACTGCGACCGCCCGGCGCCGGACGAGCGTCGCGCGGACGTGTCGTTCTAG
- a CDS encoding DedA family protein has protein sequence MTLLTALTAAADNAPDSGLAGWTVELMDKLGLFGAGLAVGMDNLFPPIPSEIILPLAGFAASQGTFSLAGALVATTLGSVTGAVILYWLGAIFGRDRAALVFEKVPLLKVSDMEKTEAWFLKHGSAAVFFGRMVPIFRSLISLPAGVEKMSFPLFLALTTLGSAIWNSIFVVAGYRLGRNWDRVEPYADAFQKVVILAVLVVIIGFVVVRVREMRRSSAG, from the coding sequence GTGACCTTACTGACCGCCCTCACAGCCGCGGCCGACAACGCCCCCGACTCAGGGCTCGCCGGCTGGACCGTCGAGCTGATGGACAAGCTGGGTCTGTTCGGAGCCGGCCTCGCGGTCGGGATGGACAATCTCTTCCCGCCCATCCCGAGCGAGATCATCCTGCCGCTGGCGGGATTCGCCGCCAGCCAGGGGACGTTCTCCCTGGCCGGGGCGCTCGTGGCGACGACCCTGGGCTCGGTCACCGGCGCCGTCATCTTGTACTGGCTCGGCGCGATCTTCGGCCGGGACCGTGCGGCGCTCGTCTTCGAGAAGGTGCCGCTGCTCAAGGTCAGCGACATGGAGAAGACCGAGGCCTGGTTCCTCAAGCACGGCTCGGCCGCCGTCTTCTTCGGTCGTATGGTGCCGATCTTCCGCAGTCTCATCTCGTTGCCGGCAGGCGTCGAGAAGATGAGCTTCCCGCTGTTCCTGGCGCTGACGACCCTCGGCAGCGCGATCTGGAACTCGATCTTCGTCGTCGCCGGATACCGGCTGGGCAGGAACTGGGACCGGGTCGAGCCGTACGCCGACGCCTTCCAGAAGGTGGTCATCCTCGCCGTGCTGGTGGTCATCATCGGCTTCGTGGTCGTGCGGGTGCGCGAGATGCGCCGGTCCTCTGCCGGCTGA